In Fusarium verticillioides 7600 chromosome 4, whole genome shotgun sequence, the following proteins share a genomic window:
- a CDS encoding chitinase, with amino-acid sequence MLVPHTDPASKPKPYKRIIFYHQTQYKDNKYISLQPTILPATGVTHVIVAAIHLNTPERITLNDDLYDADKFIPLWDEVRQLQAAGVKVLGMLGGAAQGSYTKMDGSLEGFHRWYQPLRKMIAWAGFDGIDLDIEEAMSLGGVVRLIDHLKTDFGQSFLITLAPVAPALLNRQNLGGFNIEELEKGLGSRIAWYNTQFYCGWGDMSKTHDYDTIIARGWPQEKVVIGLVTNPANCSGHVKEAKLRACLRELVSRYPRIGGVMGWEYYNSVTEASPQIGEPWKWAEMINDMLNSA; translated from the coding sequence ATGCTCGTTCCTCACACGGATCCTGCTTCGAAGCCGAAGCCTTATAAGAGAATCATATTTTACCATCAGACGCAATACAAAGACAATAAATACATCTCACTTCAGCCAACAATTCTCCCAGCCACCGGAGTTACCCACGTCATTGTCGCGgccatccatctcaacacGCCTGAGCGCATCACCCTCAACGATGACCTGTATGATGCAGACAAGTTCATTCCTCTGTGGGATGAAGTCCGTCAACTTCAAGCAGCTGGTGTAAAAGTCCTCGGCATGCTCGGTGGcgcagctcaaggctcaTACACCAAAATGGACGGATCGCTGGAGGGTTTTCACAGATGGTATCAACCGTTGCGCAAGATGATCGCGTGGGCGGGTTTCGACGGAATAGACCTCGAtattgaagaagccatgtcGCTTGGAGGCGTCGTCCGTCTGATCGATCACCTCAAGACAGACTTTGGACAATCCTTCCTCATCACCCTCGCGCCCGTCGCACCCGCTCTGCTTAATAGGCAGAATCTGGGAGGCTTCAATATAGAAGAGCTCGAAAAGGGACTTGGCTCGCGAATCGCGTGGTACAACACGCAATTCTACTGCGGCTGGGGTGACATGAGCAAAACACACGACTACGACACGATAATCGCGCGCGGCTGGCCACAGGAAAAAGTCGTCATCGGATTGGTTACAAACCCTGCTAATTGCTCCGGTCACGTAAAAGAAGCAAAGCTGCGCGCGTGTCTCAGAGAGTTGGTGAGCAGGTACCCGAGGATCGGAGGTGTAATGGGCTGGGAGTACTACAACAGTGTCACGGAAGCTAGTCCTCAGATCGGTGAACCATGGAAGTGGGCCGAGATGATCAATGACATGTTGAATAGTGCATAG
- a CDS encoding 1-acylglycerone phosphate reductase: MAERKTYVLITGCSPGGIGHSLVNEFHRQGCHVIATVRNTDMIKDLEKPGVSVLPLEITSAKSIEECKEKVSELTGGRLDILVNNAGRTHTIPSIDTDLDDVRQTYEVNVFGPIQMVSTFAPLLIEARGLIINISSTSTLVPYIFGAIYSSTKGAINVWSRALRLELKPFNVRVMVAVTGTVRSNIASRTHRSLPPNSLYMPINDFFQRRLTFSQRTATMPTERYAEKLVTAALKGEGYLGGLIGGTPDWFYAGGMATKTWILSCLPNWVNETVIGIFFGIGGLTKKIQAARAKRD; the protein is encoded by the exons ATGGCCGAAAGAAAAACTTACGTTCTCATCACTGG ATGCTCGCCTGGAGGTATCGGCCATTCTCTTGTTAATGAGTTTCATCGTCAGG GCTGCCATGTCATTGCGACGGTGCGAAACAcagacatgatcaaggaCCTTGAAAAGCCCGGCGTCAGCGTCTTGCCTCTTGAGATCACCTCTGCCAAGAGCATAGAAGAGTGCAAAGAGAAGGTCTCCGAACTCACAGGCGGCCGCCTTGACATTCTCGTGAACAATGC TGGCCGAACTCACACCATCCCCTCCATTGACACagatcttgacgatgttcGCCAAACATACGAGGTCAACGTCTTCGGCCCCATCCAGATGGTCTCAACCTTTGCGCCTCTCCTAATTGAAGCCCGCggtctcatcatcaacatctccagcACATCCACCCTCGTCCCTTACATCTTCGGCGCCATCtactcctccaccaaggGCGCCATCAACGTCTGGTCACGCGCGCTCCGTCTTGAACTCAAGCCTTTCAACGTGCGCGTCATGGTCGCCGTCACCGGAACAGTGCGATCCAACATCGCCAGCCGGACGCATCGATCTCTGCCGCCCAACTCTCTGTACATGCCCATCAATGACTTTTTCCAGCGACGATTGACGTTCAGTCAGCGCACGGCGACGATGCCGACGGAGAGGTATGCGGAGAAGTTGGTGACTGCTGCGTTGAAGGGTGAGGGATATCTGGGCGGGTTGATTGGGGGTACGCCTGACTGGTTTTACGCAGGGGGCATGGCGACCAAGACTTGGATTCTGTCGTGTTTGCCTAATTGGGTGAATGAGACGGTTATTGGCATATTCTTTGGCATTGGAGgtttgaccaagaagatccaagcGGCGCGCGCAAAGAGGGACTAg